Genomic segment of Gilliamella apis:
CACTTTGACCCAGTTTGTACCATCATTAATCCATACTTTTAGTGTATCTTTTACTACACCATTTTCATCTAGATCGCCATCTAAATCTCTTAATTCATAAAAGACGTGAATAAAATCACCAACTTCTGCTTTTCTATCAGGGCCTCCAGCAGTTACACCTGCTTCGTCTGCTGAAATACGAACAGTCACTTGTCGTTCTTCTTTACTTTTGTCAGAATAAATAACAGGTGCATTACCTAGTATTTCTTTGCTTGTTGTACTTTTTAAATCTACTGCATAGGCACTACTAGCTGCATAACCAGCTAAGAACAAGCCTAATGCGACTTTTTTGATTGTTAGATTTTTCATGTTTAACTTCCTATTTTCTTTGATAAATTAACATGTTGTATTTATATAAATACACCATTTTTTTGGTGTTCCCTTTTAAATTATCAACGATAAATCGCGACAATTAAAAACTCTTCTAATTTTAATAAGCAGTAACTTGTAATAAAAAGCCTTGGTCACCAGCACATGCTTTTTCAGAAATAGAGACTTGTTGCCAATTCACATACTCAGGTGCACCATCAACTTTTTCAATACTAGTACCTATAAACGCGTAGCTATCTTCACCATCGCTGTTACTGCCATTTATTTTCGATTTAATTCCTCGAATCTTATAATGTGCATTTCTACCCATACTTACGTTGAACCATGGTCCATTTCGATAATCCGGATTAGTATAATCATTTTTTATATGTGTCATCTTATCACCTGGACATGCACTATCATTTGATCCAACAAGTGACCAGACAACAAATGGATCTTGAATTACTTCTCCCGCCATATCATAAGCGACTACATAATAATCACTGTGAACTTTCCATTCTTTCGGACCATTTGGATTAAATACTAGATAAGAACTATTATCACTGGTTGCGACTAATACATTACCTTCACTTCGATAGACCTCAAGCTTACCTGCTTGTCCTCCATTGAAGTAAACAACAGCATGGTTCAAAGATTGACCATATTTATTTAACTTAGCTACAAAATCAACTGTACCTGTGATATTTGAAGCAACATCAATGGCATAGGTATCACCAATTACTTCTATATCCTTAGCAGTCGCAGCATTACTAGATACTTTTTGTCCCATCTTAACTTTTTCGAATGATTTAACGATGACACAAGGATTTGTAGTTGGACAAGATTTCACTTTTCCAGAAGTTCCATCAATTAAATTAATTTGTTTACCATTACTAGTTGCTATCCACAAATTGGTAACAGAAGCTTCAAACGTATTGGAAATACTATCCATTAAGATATCATCACTAAATCCATTATAATCAGTCAAACTTCGGCTTCCTACTCCATCTTTTGGCATGATCAATGTTGCCATTACCGTAACCGCATCTAAACCATTAGCTGGATTTTGAATAGGATCTGCACTTGGTTTACCAAGTTTATCAATAGCCCAAACCCCCACTTTGCGTAGTTCAGTATTAGGTAGAACCTCAAATGAGACACTATTAGATGTTGCTGATTTTCCTTTACCATCAGTTACAGTCACCGATAAAGAATAAATACCATTGGTGCTAACTGGTTGACGTTGACCGTTTTTATCAAGATACCTTGGCGCAACTATTTTCCAATTATCAATACTCGCTGGTGGGTTAAGCCATGAAGAGGCAGTACAAGTTCCCGTTGCAGAACATAAGAAACCGCCACCATTATCAATATCTTGCATATTACCAGACCATTCTAATTGGGATAGACCTTTAGCATTATGCAAACCTATAGTAATATTAGATGTTGACCCTTCAATTAATTGAACAGATTCTAACCCTAAATCCACAGTCATTCGTTTTTCTTTATATTCAAGAACAATATAGTTGTTACGATCAACTAAATCATATCGACTGCCTTTTAAAGAGCGAGCTGATTGTACCATGTCTGGATCTAATTGATCTTTTAATGGCGTACCAATTCGATAATTCATGGTTAATTCTGCTGTAGTAGCTTTTTTGTTATCTTGCCCTCGTTTATGTTGCGCTTTTATCGTGAATAGAGGGACAGGAGTATAATCCAAGCCAACAGTTATCGCTCGAGGATCTTTTTGTAAGTTATCTTTACCAAATAATGCAACTTTATCACCAAAGTATTGTTCATACATTAATGAACCACCTAAATGTGGATATTGCGGCAAATAACCTTGAAAACGAATATCAAAACCTTTAGCTGCTCTCTCTAAATAATCATCAAAATCTTTAGATTCTTTCCAATCCGATAATGGGTGATAATAGTTGACCGCAAATTTCATGTAATCACTCCATGCTTCGGCACCAATACCTAAACGGTTATGATCTCGTTGAAAGTCGTGATCCCAAAACACATTATAACCGAGTAACCATTTTTTATCGGCAACATCCCAACGTTGACCAATACCAATATTACCTATGCGGCGATTATGTTCATATTCTTGAAATGAAATCTGACTAAATATCAACATATCCTCGGTGTCAATCCAAGGGCTAAATAATTTTAAATTAACGTTATTAAATTGGCCTTTATCACTCAAATCAAACTGTAACTGAGCTGTACCAAAACGACCTAAGAAATCCTGTGCTGCATTACGAACTGGATCAACAACTTGCGTCTTAACGCCATTACGAACATAACTTTCAGCGTAATTTTTACCTTTGTCTTTCAAACGACCTGATATACCGCCGTTATCAGATGAAGTAATTTGCTTCCAGTCTTGAGTAGCGAGAGTCTGTAATGTAGAAGCGACTTGCGTGGCTAAAGCATCTTTATCTTTTTTTACATCGTAATTATCATCAGAACTTAGTTTTGGTAAATTCGGATGTTGATCCTTTTTATCATTACTAACTTTTATAGCAGGTAATAAAGGAGAGTTTTCTGGCAAAATTAAACGGTCACCAACATCAACAACATCTTTCTTGTCAAATCGACCAGCGTTCATCGCTCTTAGCTCTGAAATCGAAATACTACTTAATAGCGCAATCTGATATAGACTACGCTGTTGATTATTTATCATTTCTCGAGCTTTAGTGCCGTTCTTTAATTCAATTATCTTATTACTATCAACTGCGTTTGATGCTGTCTCCGAGTCTGTAGCATAAACAGGCTGCAAAGACAACGTTGCAATTACGAAAGCTGAGATAATTTTTAAATTAAGACTCTTTCTCATCTTAATTATTCCTTATATTCCTCTGACAATATTAGAATGTTTTTTTTATGTTTTTTAGCATTACACCATTGTCATTAATAGTTGTGATTATTTATTAGCTTTTAATTAAGTTTATATATTATTAAATCACTTTTACAAAATTAATATTTCTTTACAAAAAGATTAAATTTATAAGAATTTTATTACAAAAAAGTCATTTATCAAAATATTTTATTCTTTTTTTTGATTTTTTTTGTAAAGATAGATTTTATCCTTATTTTTCATAAGGTTATATTAGAGAGTTTTTTAGGATAAATTAGCTTTTTTATTACTTTGTTGAAAAATATAGTTTTTTACTAATGAACAATTAATCGATACGTTCAAATTTCAAACTAATTAAACTGATTGGTTTCAATAAATAAATCTGAAATTACTACTTCAGATTTTTTTATTATAATCTTGTCATAATTTTTAGCAATATTAAATAACTGCTATTGTTCTTCATTATAAATTTCAAGATTTTCAGATTCTTTAATTGGCAAAGATATTTTAGTTTCTGCTCTATTATTCTCTAATTGATTAAAATAATTATCATCAACATCTTCTGTAATATAGTTGCCAGTAAATACAGAACATTCTAAATGGTGAATTTTGGGATTTTGTTCTCTAATAGAATCAATTAAATCAGAGAGATCTTGAAATATTAATTTATCAGCTCCGATTTCTTTTGCAATCTCATCTACTGATTGATTATAAGCAATTAGCTCACTAGCAACAGGCATATCGATACCATAAACATTAGGATATCTAATTTCTGGTGCAGCCGAAGCTAAATAAACTTTTTTAGCGCCAACAGAACGAACCATTTCAAGAATTTTTTCAGAGGTCGTCCCTCGGACAATAGAATCATCAACAAGAAGTACATTTTTACCTTCAAACTCAATACGGTTAGCATTAAGTTTTCTTCTTACTGAAAGTTTTCTAGCATTTTGTCCAGGCATAATGAAGGTGCGCCCTACATAACGATTTTTAACAAATCCTTGTCTATAAGGTTTATCTAAAATACGAGCAATTTCAAGAGCTGCATCACAAGATGTTTCTGGAATAGGGATGACGACATCAATATCAATATCTTTCCACTCTCTAGCTATTTTTTGTCCTAGTTTTTGCCCCATTAATATCCGTGATTGATAAACAGATACACCATTCATAAATGAATCAGGTCGAGCAAAATAAACATACTCAAAAATACATGGGTAATATTGCGGATTATCAGAACACTGTTTAGAATAAAGCTGACCATCTTGAGTAATATAAATAGCTTCGCCTGGCTCTACATCTCGCATAAATTCAAAATCGAGAATATCTAAAGCGACACTTTCAGAGGCAACCATATATTCTGTTTTTTGATCATCAATAACTTTTTTACCAATAACCAATGGTCGGATACCAAATGGATCGCGAAAAGCAACCAGCCCATGACCAATAATCATTGCGACACAAGCATAAGCTCCTTTAATAATTTGATGAACTTGATGGACAGCACTAAAGATATTATCTGCAGTTAACGGATAAGTCGGAAATTTATCCAACTCACTAGCAAAAATATTAAGTAATACTTCTGAATCTGAGCTAGTATTTATGTGACGTCTTGCTAATTCAAACACCTTATCTCGTAACTGTTCAGTATTAGTTAAATTACCATTATGAGCCAATGCTATGCCATATGGCGAATTTACATAGAAAGGTTGAGCTTCTGAAGGGCTTGAACTACCCGCGGTTGGATAACGAATATGACCTATACCTAGATTACCTTGTAAACGTTGCATATGATGTTCTTGAAATACATCTTTTACCAAACCATTTGCTTTACGTAAACGAAAGCGATTTTGTTCATCAATGGTTACAATCCCAGCTGCATCTTGTCCACGATGTTGTAAAACAGTTAAAGCATCATAAATAGATTGATTAACAGTACTACATCCTACAATACCAACAACACCACACATACAATGATTACCTCAAACTTATTGAACTAAAAATGAAGACGACTGCTGTATAAAATCAAAAAACCAGCGAATAATAAAATGGAAATGCGGAATAAGTTGTGATTGCACCCAATATGGAGATTGAGATAAAGGTGTAAAGGTATCAACAAAAAAGAGCACTGCTGCAACAACTAAAATACCTCTTAATACCCCAAAACAAATTCCCAATACTCGATCGGTACTTGATAGTCCTGTTTTTTGGACTAATTGACCTATAATATAAGAGACGATTGCACAAACAATTAATGTCGAAATAAAAAGTATCGCAATAGCAACTGCAATCCGAATTACATCACTATCAAAATAAGTCAAATAACTAGTAATGTACATATAAAAACGACTGGCAATAAAGAACGCTAGCACCCAACTAATTAAAGATAGCGCTTCTTTGACAAAACCTCTAATAATACTAATCAGTGCTGATAAAAGAATCACACCGATAATCGTAAAATCAACCCAATTCATCATAATAACTCACAATTTTATATTAATATTTTTTAATCTTTATACATCATAAAATGGTTGTTAATTAGTAATAATTACACCTTTTAACTTAGTTAAATTATTTAAATTACTAATCAACTGTTCAGCTTGTTCTCTTTTCGCATAAGGACCCACTTGTAATTTTATCAGTTGATTTGGCCCAGGATTATTTGGTATCACTCTAACGTTATAGTTATTCAGCCTTAATAAGGCAACTAGTTCCTCAATTTTTTTCTTATTTTTTAATGCACCAAGCTGAATCATATAGGGTTTATCAGTTTGTTCAGAAGATGTCGTTATTTGAGAATCAAAACTCTCATCAATAATATCAGG
This window contains:
- a CDS encoding inverse autotransporter beta domain-containing protein, with the protein product MRKSLNLKIISAFVIATLSLQPVYATDSETASNAVDSNKIIELKNGTKAREMINNQQRSLYQIALLSSISISELRAMNAGRFDKKDVVDVGDRLILPENSPLLPAIKVSNDKKDQHPNLPKLSSDDNYDVKKDKDALATQVASTLQTLATQDWKQITSSDNGGISGRLKDKGKNYAESYVRNGVKTQVVDPVRNAAQDFLGRFGTAQLQFDLSDKGQFNNVNLKLFSPWIDTEDMLIFSQISFQEYEHNRRIGNIGIGQRWDVADKKWLLGYNVFWDHDFQRDHNRLGIGAEAWSDYMKFAVNYYHPLSDWKESKDFDDYLERAAKGFDIRFQGYLPQYPHLGGSLMYEQYFGDKVALFGKDNLQKDPRAITVGLDYTPVPLFTIKAQHKRGQDNKKATTAELTMNYRIGTPLKDQLDPDMVQSARSLKGSRYDLVDRNNYIVLEYKEKRMTVDLGLESVQLIEGSTSNITIGLHNAKGLSQLEWSGNMQDIDNGGGFLCSATGTCTASSWLNPPASIDNWKIVAPRYLDKNGQRQPVSTNGIYSLSVTVTDGKGKSATSNSVSFEVLPNTELRKVGVWAIDKLGKPSADPIQNPANGLDAVTVMATLIMPKDGVGSRSLTDYNGFSDDILMDSISNTFEASVTNLWIATSNGKQINLIDGTSGKVKSCPTTNPCVIVKSFEKVKMGQKVSSNAATAKDIEVIGDTYAIDVASNITGTVDFVAKLNKYGQSLNHAVVYFNGGQAGKLEVYRSEGNVLVATSDNSSYLVFNPNGPKEWKVHSDYYVVAYDMAGEVIQDPFVVWSLVGSNDSACPGDKMTHIKNDYTNPDYRNGPWFNVSMGRNAHYKIRGIKSKINGSNSDGEDSYAFIGTSIEKVDGAPEYVNWQQVSISEKACAGDQGFLLQVTAY
- the purF gene encoding amidophosphoribosyltransferase, producing the protein MCGVVGIVGCSTVNQSIYDALTVLQHRGQDAAGIVTIDEQNRFRLRKANGLVKDVFQEHHMQRLQGNLGIGHIRYPTAGSSSPSEAQPFYVNSPYGIALAHNGNLTNTEQLRDKVFELARRHINTSSDSEVLLNIFASELDKFPTYPLTADNIFSAVHQVHQIIKGAYACVAMIIGHGLVAFRDPFGIRPLVIGKKVIDDQKTEYMVASESVALDILDFEFMRDVEPGEAIYITQDGQLYSKQCSDNPQYYPCIFEYVYFARPDSFMNGVSVYQSRILMGQKLGQKIAREWKDIDIDVVIPIPETSCDAALEIARILDKPYRQGFVKNRYVGRTFIMPGQNARKLSVRRKLNANRIEFEGKNVLLVDDSIVRGTTSEKILEMVRSVGAKKVYLASAAPEIRYPNVYGIDMPVASELIAYNQSVDEIAKEIGADKLIFQDLSDLIDSIREQNPKIHHLECSVFTGNYITEDVDDNYFNQLENNRAETKISLPIKESENLEIYNEEQ
- a CDS encoding SPOR domain-containing protein, which codes for MDNNQEKIKCGSNKVRNQLIGFATFLLIIAIIAPNIITDKSNSQTSTVPILQSGVIDEQNQDVALKNDSSYTPDSDQYPSPLASPDIIDESFDSQITTSSEQTDKPYMIQLGALKNKKKIEELVALLRLNNYNVRVIPNNPGPNQLIKLQVGPYAKREQAEQLISNLNNLTKLKGVIITN
- a CDS encoding CvpA family protein gives rise to the protein MNWVDFTIIGVILLSALISIIRGFVKEALSLISWVLAFFIASRFYMYITSYLTYFDSDVIRIAVAIAILFISTLIVCAIVSYIIGQLVQKTGLSSTDRVLGICFGVLRGILVVAAVLFFVDTFTPLSQSPYWVQSQLIPHFHFIIRWFFDFIQQSSSFLVQ